The following nucleotide sequence is from Anopheles stephensi strain Indian chromosome 3, UCI_ANSTEP_V1.0, whole genome shotgun sequence.
CCCCGCTCCATTATGCTTGCTTCTGGGGCTATCAGGCCATCGCGGAGGAGCTGGTTAACAACGGTGCCTTAATTTCTTTAGCCAACAAGGATGGTGATACACCGGTGGATAAGGCGAAAGCGTTACTATCTACACGGTGAGTTGCAATTATCCTTTTCCGATTCATTCTGTGTCCCAaatattaatgtttttttttttgctttttagtTTAAACAATCTAGCAATCGAAAGTGGCCAAGAGTTGAAAAAGATAAGCTTCAAGGATCAGGGCTGGTCGGGCATGAAAACGCGCTCCCGCGATGCTACACTGTCCCGCTTCAAGGGCATCAACATTCAGGAGCTAACGCTGCACAACAAGGTAGCGATCACGCCCGGCGGTGAAACATGGCGTGGCCGCTGGCAGAACAACGAAATCATTGCCAAGATACTGGCGATCCGCGAATGCACCGCGCGGGTGGCACGCGATTTCAACGAAGAGTTTCCGAAGCTACGAATTTTCTCCCATCCGAACATTTTGCCCGTGCTGGGTGCGTGTAATGCACCGTCGAATTTGATCGTTATCAGTCAATACATGCCACGCGGTTCGCTGTACGATTTGCTGCACGGAACGGCCGGAATTGTGGTCGATACGGCACAGGCCGTACGGTTTGCGCTTGACATTGCACGTGGTATGGCGTACCTGCACTCGCTCGAACGTATCATCCCGGAGTATCACCTCAACAGCTTCCACGTGATGGTCAGTACATTTTACCATGATCCCTTAAGatgtattattaatttttctttcttttgtctTTCAAAGATCGATGACGACCTGACCGCCCGCATCAACATGGCCGACGCAAAGTTTTCGTTCCAGGAGCGCGGTCGCGTCTATCAGCCCGCCTGGATGAGTCCGGAAATGTTGCAGAAAAAGCGCACCGAACGCAATTGGGAGGCGTGCGATATGTGGAGCTTTGCGATTTGCATTTGGGAGCTGGCCACGCGAGAAATCCCGTTCGCCGATCTAACACCGATGGAGGCGGGTATGCGAATCGCTACCGAGGGTCTACGGGTAACGATCCCGCCCGGCACGTCGCCCCATCTGGCGAAGCTGATAAAAATCTGTATGAACGAAGATCCGGGCAAGCGTCCCACGTTCGACATGATCATACCGATTCTCGACAAAATGAAGCGTTAAACCGTGCCCGTTTCACCGTAAAGTGCCTTTTTATTGTGGAAGTGGCGTACAGCGTAACctgaagatttatttattttctaccCATACTGCTGATCCAGCAGTTTTCTTCTCCGTATGGCCAacatgcgttcgcatcgaatTTTTAACTTTTCCGTCGGTGTTATCGTCCCGGTTTCTATATGTTATTAATTTCTAAACACACGCGGTGCCTTAACTGTAACAAATGACGAGTAGTGTAAAAGTATTAAAAAGCCCCCCGCAACGATCGATTGATCATTCTTAACGTTGTCCCGTGACAAAAACCGATAGCACAAAACGGGTTTGCCCAAACCGAAACTTCAAATTCATGATGGTGttcttgattgttttttttaatggtttaAAATGTATGTTGTTCGTATAACCGTGTTTGTCGACGCGAAATAACTCTccaactaaaacaaaaaaacactcttaACTGTGCGTTCGTAGTTATTTAGAATTAATcgatatatatttttatatacttcacaagtaataaaacaaatcttaaCCAAAGCATCGTTGAATTTTCTTCTACAGAACTAAAATGCATCTCTTCGACAAGTCCTCCTCAATTGCATCGTCTTTGTACGGTAGAAGTGCAGGGTTGTTTGTACTCACGGACGTACTCCATTCTCTCGCGCTCTTCAGcacacaacatacacacaaaagaaaTGTAAGGCAGTGTGTCCATGACCTGCAGTAACATTTCGCGTTGCACTTCCTGGCTTCTGGTGGCTGCTCctaaaaattaaaccaaagtTTACGCAGTCACTTGATGATGCTCTCTCGTGAAAGTGGCTGAACCCTTCTCCGGTGCGTTTCCctgagagtgtgagagagcgagCCCTTTTCTCGAGAGGACACACACCGAATGTGCCGTGCGTGAGGACAGGAAGCAGCACCGCAAAGGACGAACTGGTCGGCCAAAGAGCTCTGGAGAGCACGTAACATGAAGCGAACACAACCAGTAATCAGGAAACCGGGTCTTAATGCAGTAGGTTCAGCTCGTTCCCGAGCACAGTAGGCTGTGAGATACATCAGAAAAGAAgaaagggcacacacacacacacatacacgtggGATAAAAAATATCACAAGCTACTGCGATTCGTGTACACCTGCCACCCAGAAAGTGCATCCCAGGAAGGTGCAATTTGCACCGGCTgccagtaaaaaaaaacctccttaCTGAGGCCTGAGCATGGACCTGCCAGCATAACGGGCTCTCCCGGATACGCCGGATTGGAGATACAGCGGAGGCGgcgtttgtgttggtgtgtgtcgCGAATAAGAAGAACCACTCGCGAAAGAACGCGGAAAAGGATGTCAAGTGTTGTGGCTGTGACGGCAAAACGGTCGTCCTGGTTCACACGTCACCGAGTGCTGGTGGTGCTCGTTCGCTTCGCGCTCCGTGACATGTCGTTCGTTGGTGCGTGGTGTGACTTCGCTTGAACCTGCTGGCGAGTGCGTGTGTAGTGAAGTGGTGCAGCAGTATGTGATTAGATAATAGTGACCATCAAGCAATAGTGAAACATGCAACAGTGAATTTGTGATTCTCCCGGAAGTAGCGAAATGTAAAGCCCCCCCGTTTTTTGGACAACGATCACTCGAGTATCTCTCGTCGGAGAACACGGAGAACACAGATGGAACATTCGCCGTTctccagtagcagcagcagcaactccaACAGCTCGGAAAGGTATTGGGCCCTTTTTCGCAAAAACCGTACCCGGTAGCATTCTCACCGGTTCTGACCCCATTTTCCGCtccgactgtgtgtgtgtgtgtgcgctaaAAGTCATTTCCCGTTTGCACGGGTTTGATCAGCTGGAATATAGGTCAACGATTTCTTTGTTTCTGTTTGGGCGAGTTTGGGCGTTCGTTGCGGGAGACAACCGGTGCGATTCGGTGGAGCAGGATCAAGCGAACAAGAAGATGGCGCGATGGTGACATGTTATGCGTTCCTGCTCGAGCACCGCCGCGGCTTTGACCGCTCGTCATTTTTCTCCACATATCACATTTTACTGTCCACGTCCATCTTTCGTGGTGCTAATTTTAATCTCCCGTTTCTTCCTGATTGATACCCGGCCTCTCGTTCGCAGCTCGGCAATTGCTTCCTCGACGACGGCCACCGCTAGTACGGTGCTACTGTACAATACGGCCAGCCCGGAAGGACACGGAGTGCCGGTcggtagtagcagtagcagcggcAGTACCGTCAATGTCGGCGAAGTGTCCTCAACGTGCAGTGTCGGGTCGGCCGATGAGACGGTTTCATCGCCCGGCTATATCAACACGGCCACCGAATCGTCGATATCCAGCTTGGATGATCTCAAAAATGAAGGTAAGTGAGCAGGGCAAGGGGCGAACTGGATGTAGGAACTCGTTCAGTATGGTGATGGATTTGTCCCTGATTTTGAggattattatttaaatattgaatATAATTCGGAAAACCTTGCGCATCGTTGAATTTTGGAAATGTCTTTCCCAGTCCGAATTTCGAGTTTTCTTTGAGCAAGTTGAGCCCATAAACGATCCCGGATGATTACGAAGGAATATGACAAAACTTTGCTAATTGAACAGCTCGAGAAttccttctcttcttcttccttggcaccacaacctcgagaggtctcggtctgccattgctggctttctgtgacttaattttacccgtagcaaagtagtcagccctgcgtacggggaggcggtctggatgggattcgaaccccggccctgccgtgtgaagcctCTGCCCCCGGACCCCCCAATTCCACGATTAGGTGAATATCTTGGTGAAGATACCACCATCTCTGTTTTAAGTTTAATGCGGTATTAGAGAAGGACACCAAGGAATTGTATACCTTCAACGAGAAGCCTCTTATatacacacggcaggaccccggggttcaaatcttatctgggccgttcccccatagtgaggacttgactatccaactatgcgctAACAATATATCTTTTAaggccaaaaatggcaggcaatgACCTAAGAGGacattaggccaagaaagaagaagaagataacgAGCTTTACTATTTCTTCTAATGAATAGAAATTGGATTCTAAGCATTTTAAGCATTTTTGAACCCATTTTCAGCAGAAAGAGTGATAAACATTGTGATATTTCTGATTTTTATGCTAAATTTCCTGTTTTAAATGTTtgccagcatccagtttttctCTCCTGAGATTTTAAAAATGTAGGCAAAGTTGTTTGAAAACGCGGTCTTTAACCAGAGCTTTCCCTAAATGCACTGGACGTATGTATGATCAGTCCAGCTACATTGATATACAAAATGATAAAAGGCAGCAATGGTTGAACAGGGTTGATGAGGAGTTCCTTTCAGGTTTGAAGTTACTAGAACCTCTATTGGCTGCCTAGAGGcgtaaaatatattttttacgaataatatttttaaacaatatcaaaaataaattcctgCATATCGTAGACTTAAATACGAAAAAGTCGAAATTTCAAACGCAGTCGTGTTATTGTGTCTTGATTCATAATTCCAAGACTCAAGTTTGTTAGCTATTTATACCCGATTTAGTTGAATGATAGAGATTCTTCTGATGGCAGCTTTCAAGCACTAAGCCTTACCGAGTTATTTTATGTCCCGCTAACTGTCTTTTGGAAAATAGCGCGCCGCCATAATTTCACCAACCTGCTGGAAGTGAACGCAAAACAATTCTCATTACACAGCAGTCAATTAGCCAAATGTGGCAAGCAAGTGGTCGTATAATTGCGCACACACCGCTTATACCAACCTTTCGCGCCTGATCGCACTGATTCTGACTGTGCGTTCCCTTATGTGCGCTGTTCACCTTTAACACTCGGAgtcgctctttctctccctctctctcgcatTGCCATTGACACCTTTCGCTTCTCGTGATCATTGAAATGTGATCTAAAGCAtaattttgtaaacatttcaCCGATCCCGCTTCAGACACTTTCTTCCGCAGCTGATCCTCTGAGGTCTCTTCTAAGGGGTGCAAATCCTCATAGCATTAAACCGTTCGAACGATCGATTCGTAACGGCCCATTCTTCTCTTATCAAGATGTCAAGCAGCGTGCGTTGCGCTCCTTTCgttctttaaatttttaattgtcCTCCCAAACCCGCCACGAATGGGGTGTACAACACCCCAAACAGATACAAAACGACAACAAAACAAGGGGGTAAGAGCCCCTGAAAATCTTGGCTCGCGTGTGGAGAAAGGTGCAAAGAAACGATTAAACGGTGAAGTGGCCAATAAAAggagaagcagcaacaaaaaaacaaaagagaaaacCGCGCTGACTCCAAAATGCGAAAGACGAGTCCAGCAGCCGAAAAGAATCggtccacacaaaaaaaaaaaaaagatcaacaGCAGCATAAAGTAGAATACGGAAGAGCGAAGAGACGGAAAGAAAGGCACCAAAAGGCAAAAGGGCGATGATGTTGGCGGACGGCGACGATGTGCGGTCGCCCCACAAAGGTTCGTTCACCTTTGCTTCGCGCGCGCGTTAAGCCTCATTACGCACGGGCACACGATCGCAAACGGCACGATGGCACACGGATGGATCGTTACTACCACCTTCCCTCCCATTAGGGGGTGGGATGGAGGAAGAAGGGAGGTCCCAATCGATTCTACCTTCCTTGTTTCTAACCCTTTGCCCGCTAACCTTACGCGTTCGCATGTACTTACGCATGAAGCGCCTGGTCGGTTGGGGTGGATGGCTCGTTTGGCTCGCGCGTTCTGTCCGCGGGTCAATGGCCGTCGGTCGATTTTCCCACGAGTTTTGCACGCATTTGATATGCGCATTCTTATCATCCGCACGGCCAAACGACGGGCTGTACGGGACGCGGTCCTGCATTGTGATTTATTGGTTCGCAACCATCAAATGTCTGGAAGGCACGAATACACGCATCCATCAGTTTTCTTGGGTCTCTTCTTGATCGGTTTCCCCCTTCGTGTAAGAAAGCTTCGGCGTGTGTATCTCCTCCGTAAGAGAGTATCGTGAAGAAAAGGAGGTTAAAGAGCGTATTAAATGGATTACAGCGCCGTTCACATCTTGTGAGGACGCTCCACGTCCAACGAAACGAGGCTTGAAACTTCATCCGTTACGAAACCCCAATGAAGCATGAGTTATCTAATAATGTAATGGACGCCCTTTTGCTTCTTCGGTGTCTTGTTCTATTCTaacctttctttttgttcctcctaacacccccccccctctctccccccccccccccccggagaTCTCCAGTACGAGTACGATCTCTAGAACGATCATGACAAGCGAAACTGTCGTTTCTGGAGATGAGTATTATGACGTCTTTTTCGGGGGGAGCGAGAGAGTGCAGAAGGTCTAACTTCTGGCCTCCGAATGTGAACTGAAGGTGATATGCATAAGCGAGGAGGTGGATGACACGCTGAAGATCTATCCTAAGCGATCATCCGTAGAGAAATGAAGCTTTAGATACGCCCGATCACCTGAACCGAGGATTATCTCGTGCAATAAAATAGGTTATTACTAGGTACTTTCACGATGCGATTTCCTAGAGTTGTGGGGTACATGTACCAGTTTATGGCAGGGcgatttacatttttcacagTACCCGTCCATTTCGCTTGTACATCATTTCTTAAGCTTGCCTTATTAAGTGCTGCACTTATTGCACCGGGGGAAAATCGATACCAATAACATGGGGCATGGGGCATCGCAAGATGTCCCTGCTAGCTGCTTATAGCTAAGACACCATCAAATCCCTTAAATAGAGCATCAATTTCGAGAAGCCTACACCGTTTCCGCAATCTTGATTGCCGTTCGGCACCCACACTTTATGACGCCCGTAAGGACACGGTAGAATGGGGCCTGCCTGGCACCGAGCTCCAGTCCCGTATCGTGATGCTCCTGTTCCTCATCCCGGAAGCGCCGGATCGTTTCGAGCAGCTGCTTGTCGTTGAAGTTTGGATCGTTTAGCAGTGCGCAAAGCTGTTCGTTGTAGTGCTGCACTATTACCGATTCGACCGCTACCGTACAGGCCATGGCGGCCCGCTCGCCAAGCAGGGCGGTTCCGGCGCCAAGCACAAATCCGGCCACACTCCAGAAGGGTAGCAGTGCTGTTGGTCGCGCACGGTACTTGTTGATTAGCCGGTCGAACTCTTGCTTGTGGACCTTCTCCTGTTCCCACATGTGTGCGATTGTTTTACCCATCTTGGTGTGGCCTGAAAATGTTAGGGAATTCTTTTGTTGATTAATGGAGACTAGGTTATCCTACTTATTGTTCTTAATTTAGATTTTTATAGCGCGTTCAAGATATCGCGATCTTTTGAAGATCTCCAAAGCTTTCCTTACACCAGAGGTGCCAGAGGTATCTGGTCTTTTAGAACTCCTGAAGACGAAGTTGCCTACCAAGAATTGCCATCTGTCCACGGTAGATTTGATTTGCTCCCAGCTCACCCGCATGGTCCACTCGGATGACACGATCGATCAACTTTGAGCTGCGAGCTGTGCGAAGTCCTCTCCGGAACTGGAGCATTTTAACTAATGTCACCTGCAGATACCATCAACTTCAATGTTCTTGTTGCACTACTCCTTCTCAAAGTCACCGGGTTGCTTGATGGTTCTGCAATTTCCTTCAACAAAGCTAACACTGATTTGCTGTCAAAACCCCTATGTCTACTTTGATTTGAATACTTGCACCCAACAAGAAGAGTTGGTGTCGGGTTTTTTTCCGGAACTTTATAACTTATCAAATTGTTACTTCGTTGCAAATGAAATGTAATAACCGATAAGAGTGATAGTAAGTCTCACAATCTTTTACATATTTCTACAGATATAGATTCCTTTATCTGGACAGGAAAAATTAAATCCCACAAAGCCACCCCCCCACGAGGAGGTCAGTGACCGATGTCTTCCCCGGTGTGCCTTTTGCATCTCTTTCCCTCACACTGTAGACTCTTTCGCTCCTTCTGATGCTCGTTCAAACAGtcagtgttgtgtgtgtgtggagtctTGCAAAGCCACGGCCACggttatgtttttcttttctacggtttgtttgtgtaccCATTTATAAGCATCGCCCGTTTATGCTGTTTGTTTCGTCCCGAGTTTGCTCCCTGTGTTATGCCTAGTTTCGGGGCCCCGTCATCGCCCGAATGCCGTAACTGCGTGTGCGCGGCGTTTGTCGGTTTTGTCATCGGTCCGCTTTTCCGTCGCCTTTGCTCGTCTTCCAGCTTTTAACCATTTTACTGCTTCTGCTGCCTCCGTATCTAGCGCAGCTTCCAGCACGCGCGCTTTATCAGCTTTATGCGCAGTGCAGGAAAGATTCGATGCACAGATTCGATCGCTGCGTGTGTTCACGCAGAAGAATCGGAAGCAATCGCTGCTCGATGCTGGTCGCGCCACCTGAAGCGATGATACACATTCGAGTGGCTTAACGATGTGCATCACGCGCCAATAAAGCCGGGAACTCTTTGCTCCCGTCGGTGCATACGCTTCTGGGAAACGATTCCTTCCGCCTTATCCTGAACTGCGAGCACTGGCGCGTTCGATGACACCGGTGCCAAAGTCCCGGTTGGCTTCTCCCGCCTTGGATGCATTATAAGCCCGGTCATTCGCGTGCACTGAACGTGAGTGCCTCTGTTTTCGTACTCGATCTCGACCCGATCGAGTCGTCGGGTGCGAGTCGTTCGTTTCTTTGGCGATTTATGTGTGCACGCCCCTCGTTTTGTGGAGGCTTTTgggctgttgctggtgctgcttgcCCGTGCAACATTGAACTTGAAACGTTGAAGAAGATTCACCCGGGAGAGGTCAAATGGAGTTTGACTCGTCGGTCGTAGGTTGGGCAGGTGACCGACAGTGGCATAGCTGAGTTACGTagtgttgatgttgatgtaaGAAGGGTGTAAGAGATTTTAGTAAGATGTTAATTCAAACCAAGATATGTAATTATTATAATGATTCATATTTATATGATTGTGCTTCATCGATCAATTTTGAATATTCAATTGAACATTGAACAATCGATTAAACTattttgatattatttttaagcACTTTTGGGTGTTTaatctttttatttaattttcaaaattttgtaaaatttatgtAACAtcttcaagttttttttacccttttcGTTTAGAATTTTGTTCACATTTTGTTACAagtttttggttattttttaaattttattcttaCTATTAAAAATACCCATCTATTTATGTGCTTATCTATTTAAAATCATTAGAATAATTTTCCATGAAGTCAATATATAAATTTATAACTTAATTACTTAAAATTTTgtataacaaaaaatatttacaaaacttttataaaaatatgtcaATCAATTAAAATGATGAGTTTGATGTTTTTTAACGAATTTTTCTATTGAAAATTTGTTATTTGCAATTTGTTGAACCCTCCGGATCTTAAGATAGATCTTTTCGACAAATATTCCATCGATTCCGATCAAAAGCATTTCTTCGCTCAACTCCGCTTTGTGCTAGCAATAGTATCGAAATTTTGCATATGCACGTTGCAGTACCGGATCACCGTAAATTCTACCATGGGCACAACGCACTCACCGAGAGACGACGAAACATATATCTCGTCCCAGCTCCCAACCATCCCGAACCAATTGGTATAGCTTGCTTTCTTTCCTGAATGCTGTCGGTAGGCTCTCGCAAGATCGCGACACCCTTTTGGGTACGTACACCAGCGATAGCCACGGCCACCGTGGCGCATCTCTGCACAATTCTGAAAGAGTTCCCGCTGGACCATGCCCGAATGGACCGTGAGCGCGCGAACATACTCTCTCGCGGCAGTGTAGAAGTTGGAGCACGGTTCTTGGTCTGCAAAACGGGTGGTTCATCCAACCTGGGCGAACGTACCCGGGCGACCGTGTTTACGTTTCCAGCCATGCCGGCCAGTATGCGTTAAGATTCTCACCAGAATGGATAGGCGCAGCGCGAACGATCGTACCGAAGCGTAAGCGTGTTCTGGACGAGCTTTTTTCCGCTCGCTGGGGAAAAAGCGGGTTGTTGCGTTGCTGTGTGCTTTCGGGTGAATCTGTTCACGTATTCCGAGACGGATCGATGTGACGGTTAAGCGGTGCGATGTGAGTTTAGGGTTCGTCTGTGCGTACGAAGCAAATCAGCTTGCGAAACCCAAGTGCCATGTTTCCCAGTGCCCCAAGTTTACTAGTTCCAAGGTTAGTTAATCGTGCACCGCCTGCCGACGGGCGTGATGGTGTGCCAGTGATATTGTCAGTGCGTTTGTGAGTGATCTCTCTCGTTCTGTCGTTTTGTTTGGCTTCGGTGGGAGAAAGCATGGATATCTATTCGCTCGATCCGTCCGGTACCGGGCTTAGCCCGAGTTTGGCCAAGATCGACGAGGACCTGGCGGAGGTCAACTTCGATACCGGGTCGGAGTTTAATTTACACTTTTTCGACACACCCGAAGACTCGAACACGCAGAGCGGCTTCAGTGATCATGAGTCGAGTGAGTCGGCCGCTCGGGACACGCCGCCCAGTCCGGTGTGCAATTCGACCGGGTTGGCCGGGCTGGGGATGTTGTCGGGCGTCGGACCGCACACGAACGCGAGCAATGCAACGAACGGTGGCGGTGCGCTGGTGTCCGCGATCGGGTCGGGGAATTGTGTGTTGATATCGACGACAGCTCACACCGTAGCGGACAGGACGAAAGTGTCCTCGTCGAGCTATGATGGTGGTGTTCAGAGATCCTGCGCAGGAGTACGAGCAGGTAAGAGCAAGTAGATCATGCAAAAGCTTTTGCGCTCAGTTTGAAGTATTCGGGTTGTCTGCGCAATGTCTGAGATAATAGTTAGTGAGATCGTTTCGTGAAGATCTGCTGGATTTGAAAAGCCCTTCTGATGAGTTAGTACCTCGATCCTGAGAATCTTTAACTTATATTTTACGAGCTTTTGCTGTTAATAATAGATTATGCTCGTTTAAGACTAGACTTTAAGGCTTTCTTCCTTGTAGCAGAGACTAAGACACACTGATATGACAAAAGTTAATCATACTGACAATCAGAATCTGTAGGATTACTTcctacaatttttattttattatcttATAATTCTTCGACGATTCTTCactataaatatttaaacatgttaacaaaaaaacttccaaCACTTAACAAGTCATTAAAGAGAGCTTGAAATTTGGATAACTGTATGATAAAGATCGTTCTAATAGAACGCTTGATGATCAATATGTTGAACTTCAAATCGTACCCAAGCTGATCGGGGTCATAGTTGGACAACGGCATCAGGACACAAGACGCACAAAGAGGAACTCTTGAACTTTGCTTTCCCTCCCTCTCCTCCCCTCCCCTCTCCAGCGGCTTGTCCAGATGCATGCATAAATTCGGCCGTCAGCATTAAAAGAATTACAAAATTCGGCCGTTGGAGATGACAAATTTTTGGGCAGCCACCGTGGGGGGAGATCAATCGTACGCGCACTTAAAATTCGCGTTTTTGCGCACGGATCGTACCAATTTATGTACATGGTTAAATTCACGGAAGGTACGCCGgtacacccaaacacacacacacacctccttACGCCATCGAGCGATGGAAACGATCGGGAGCATTCCTGCGAGAAGACACAGCTGCATAAAATGACTATCAAGTgcggaaaaaaaggtttcggTAGTGGAGTGGCCAAAAATACGTCCCCCGAAAATTTGCACACAGAATTGGGGAAACGATCCTGCTCGCGAATGGAGTTTGACATCCGTTACTTCACGGGAACATCACCAGAGTACTCGCGGCGcgtgaaaatgggaaaaaaggaagaagtgCGTGTACTCCTGGCGAATCGTTCATCGTCCAATGTCAGACCTGAATGGAGTGATGCTAATTCACGTGCAGCATCGGTGCTGCATACGAAATTTAGCGGTCAGCAGTCGCGAAAAACCCTTCCACCCTCTCAACCTTTATGTCCTCTCCCGTTCAAATTTGAATTGAGTGCTGTGTAAGGCGTCCAATTGGGATGTTCGTGTGCTCTGGTCGGCTTTTACTCGCTGATACGATTTAAAAGCTCGTCGTAAAACCCCGAGATGGTGCCTAATGAAACGCACGGAATTTGTAGGCCCCATTAGGTAATCTGGGTTGCTCAAATCAAATGGTCTAATGTGGCATCAGCTCGGCGAGAAAGCTTTGCGTCAGTGAAGGGAAGAGCGTTTGTCCGCTTTTTCTTTGTGGAGCATCAGCAAGTGACAGGCGCAGGAAGGAAGGCGAACTAGGCACAGCACAAAAACCGAACACAGACGACGAACCCCAAACACACGCTGTTCGTGTGATTGGTGATGGTGCTGTCAGAATTCGTACATGAGCATAGCTCATTAATTATGACTTGTGCTGATTGGATCACGATGATATCGCGCGAATCGCGGGCCTTCTACTACAGCACCACATACATAGACCCCAACAACACGCTGATCGATTCGTTGTTGTAGATCGAAATGCTTAACGGGACAACGGCAGCCAAGGGTACTTCGCCGTGAAAAAAAGAACCCCATCATTCCAACCGGGA
It contains:
- the LOC118514386 gene encoding integrin-linked protein kinase, with translation MEDIFHWCREGNSIQVRLWLDDTEHDMNLGDDHGFSPLHWCAKEGHTKLVEMLLHRGARVNATNMGDDIPLHLAAAHGHYDIVQMLIRHRSDVNAANEHGNTPLHYACFWGYQAIAEELVNNGALISLANKDGDTPVDKAKALLSTRLNNLAIESGQELKKISFKDQGWSGMKTRSRDATLSRFKGINIQELTLHNKVAITPGGETWRGRWQNNEIIAKILAIRECTARVARDFNEEFPKLRIFSHPNILPVLGACNAPSNLIVISQYMPRGSLYDLLHGTAGIVVDTAQAVRFALDIARGMAYLHSLERIIPEYHLNSFHVMIDDDLTARINMADAKFSFQERGRVYQPAWMSPEMLQKKRTERNWEACDMWSFAICIWELATREIPFADLTPMEAGMRIATEGLRVTIPPGTSPHLAKLIKICMNEDPGKRPTFDMIIPILDKMKR
- the LOC118514401 gene encoding 5-demethoxyubiquinone hydroxylase, mitochondrial-like: MLQFRRGLRTARSSKLIDRVIRVDHAGELGANQIYRGQMAILGHTKMGKTIAHMWEQEKVHKQEFDRLINKYRARPTALLPFWSVAGFVLGAGTALLGERAAMACTVAVESVIVQHYNEQLCALLNDPNFNDKQLLETIRRFRDEEQEHHDTGLELGARQAPFYRVLTGVIKCGCRTAIKIAETV